In the Malus domestica chromosome 16, GDT2T_hap1 genome, one interval contains:
- the LOC103403120 gene encoding uncharacterized protein has translation MVSSSRWIRPEVFPLFAAVGVAVGICGMQLVRNITSNPEVRVTKQNRTAGVLENHEEGERYAEHGLRKYVRTRAPQIMPSINKYFSDPQMPK, from the exons ATGGTTTCCTCCTCCAGATGGATAAGGCCTGAG GTGTTCCCCCTATTTGCTGCAGTTGGTGTAGCTGTTGGCATTTGCGGCATGCAGCTTGTTAGGAACATCACCAGCAACCCTGAAGTCAGGGTTACCAAGCAGAACAGAACTGCAGGGGTGCTAGAGAATCATGAAGAGGGTGAGAGATACGCAGAACACGGACTCCGGAAATATGTCCGTACCAGAGCTCCCCAGATCATGCCATCCATCAACAAATACTTCTCCGATCCACAGATGCCAAAGTGA